In one Siniperca chuatsi isolate FFG_IHB_CAS linkage group LG14, ASM2008510v1, whole genome shotgun sequence genomic region, the following are encoded:
- the ccdc92bb gene encoding coiled-coil domain-containing protein 92, which translates to MDAGRLELQVASVERDIAFLKREHLAMLTGLQLEITHLKRRCHELSCELDSRFPDRNTEEEEAELAARCEAAERLLEDQQCMMVAARGELRAGRARASALGRSLREEERCFLEELKRRSHKITLLSRELQRQNAITTSLCHELHTARLKLFQQRHSTESAAEGEEEPRGEEVEEEEEEEDEDEEDDDDEGEGSDWLLSPPPPASPSQPEARHKKRVTMREERVRACVPQERVTSPQRPHPMPDPALFLVPLRYRLLRLNPPIRTQDGEGLEDEWEDIEDSRVHRRVDMGAGEGETAL; encoded by the exons ATGGATGCCGGGAGGCTGGAGCTGCAGGTGGCCAGTGTGGAGAGAGACATCGCCTTCCTGAAGCGGGAGCACCTGGCCATGCTGACCGGTCTGCAGCTGGAGATCACACACCTGAAGAGGCGCTGTCATG AGCTAAGCTGTGAGCTGGACTCCAGGTTtcctgacagaaacacagaag aggaggaagcagagcTTGCAGCACGTTGCGAGGCTGCAGAGCGTCTCCTGGAGGACCAGCAGTGCATGATGGTCGCCGCACGTGGGGAGCTGCGGGCCGGCCGAGCACGAGCATCGGCGCTCGGAAGGAGCCTCAGGGAAGAAGAGCGGTGTTTCCTGGAGGAACTGAAACGCCGCAGCCACAAGATCACGCTGCTGAGTCGTGAGCTGCAACGCCAGAATGCCATCACGACGAGCCTCTGCCACGAGCTCCACACCGCACGCTTAAAACTGTTCCAGCAACGGCACAGCACAGAGTctgctgcagagggagaggaggaacccagaggagaggaggtagaagaagaagaagaagaggaggatgaagacgaggaggacgatgatgatgaagggGAGGGCTCAGACTGGCTTCTGTCTCCGCCTCCTCCAGCCTCTCCCAGCCAACCAGAAGCAAGACACAAGAAGCGTGTCACcatgagggaggagagggtCAGAGCTTGTGTCCCACAGGAGAGAGTGACATCACCGCAGAGGCCACACCCCATGCCTGACCCCGCCCTCTTCCTGGTGCCGCTTAGATACCGCCTCCTTCGCTTGAACCCACCAATCAGAACGCAGGATGGAGAGGGGCTGGAGGACGAGTGGGAGGATATAGAGGACAGCAGGGTGCACAGGAGGGTGGACAtgggagcaggagagggagaaactGCTCTGTGA
- the LOC122888549 gene encoding F-box only protein 40-like — protein sequence MSHRSRASRVRQHVHCDSCYSRRCRARVEVSVCCAVIPCRLHCGALFHLCKEEDHLLLCPNVRVPCLNAEYGCPVHLPRSSQAAHLQVCPASVVCCSMEWLRCPTDDTNPHSNIALQENMMKETEGQGEALDLAMALVDQSDLYSRLKMKPLYPELMEAEEEEIKDEKKEETAVGGFVNGVANKDTNEGLPTSVPAENSLSENNVAEETVQSSVDQSSGLSTEKYNLCEMMFSMERGGCAVAQANQDNPKQNPGEKVKAQRQDSVVKKDQKDTEKDGAAADTPDTSKTGHAPWQEGVMERLREDLTPQEYNMYVVHHGRMLLTFGHIHACTPRDKDFVYGSLEPIPVQTLRSFKIPDSYHYNQRAHRYDMVARAQSEPRSVDTSDLGVNEEDWFCDEAAATLLGYAEKEVMGHKISKSKAVDGLFVDEGTQTYSFRSAPFKGKTTLAEVVVDRPLKLHLQLQAESVNSRHNRASCVFTFLCGHSFHRREFATHFRNVHSDIQTCLSGWFMQRCPLAYLGCTYSQRRFQPSTHEATVSYNQQLRSFNLRPTLLASVGDASQASRSTVDSSTPQRKRGGEYSLSSLPYEVLCHMASFLDSLSLSQLALVSRLMRQVCSSLLQERGMVTLRWERKTYSHGGAKWRAKPVWEFSHLFSSVDSWHMADVPPISAHLKVCPYYETSQHSEPVALPSMSEKQGGSQERLTLVNHFTRHR from the exons ATG AGTCATCGTTCTCGGGCCTCCAGGGTGCGACAGCATGTCCACTGTGATTCCTGCTACAGCCGGCGCTGCAGGGCTCGGGTGGAGGTCTCTGTGTGCTGCGCGGTCATCCCCTGCCGCCTGCACTGTGGAGCTCTCTTCCACCTGTGCAAAGAGGAGGATCACCTGCTGCTCTGCCCTAACGTGAGGGTGCCCTGCCTCAACGCTGAGTACGGCTGTCCGGTCCACCTGCCCCGCTCCTCGCAGGCTGCTCACCTCCAGGTGTGTCCGGCCAGCGTGGTGTGTTGCTCCATGGAGTGGCTCCGCTGCCCGACTGATGACACAAACCCACACAGCAACATAGCCCTGCAGGAGAACATGATGAAGGAAACTGAGGGCCAGGGGGAGGCTCTGGATCTCGCCATGGCCCTGGTTGATCAGTCAGACCTTTACAGCCGCCTGAAAATGAAGCCCCTCTATCCAGAGCTGATGGAggcagaagaggaggaaataaaggatgagaagaaagaggagacagCAGTGGGAGGGTTTGTCAATGGAGTTGCAAACAAAGATACCAATGAAG GTCTGCCCACATCTGTTCCTGCAGAAAACAGCTTGAGTGAGAATAATGTTGCTGAAGAGACAGTACAGAGCAGTGTGGATCAAAGCTCAGGCCTCAGCACAGAGAAATACAACCTGTGTGAGATGATGTTCAGCATGGAGAGAGGCGGCTGTGCTGTCGCTCAGGCAAACCAAGACAATCCCAAACAAAACCCTGGTGAGAAGGTGAAGGCACAGAGGCAGGACAGCGTGGTGAAAAAAGaccagaaagacacagagaaagatggTGCGGCTGCAGACACACCAGACACAAGTAAGACAGGGCATGCCCCGTGGCAGGAGGGGGTGATGGAGCGTCTGAGGGAGGATCTCACCCCGCAGGAGTACAATATGTATGTGGTACATCATGGGCGCATGTTGCTCACCTTCGGACACATCCATGCCTGTACACCGAGGGATAAAGATTTTGTCTATGGCAgcctggagcctatcccagtccAAACCCTGCGCTCTTTCAAG ATCCCTGACAGCTATCACTACAATCAGCGGGCTCATCGGTACGACATGGTTGCGCGGGCTCAGAGTGAGCCTCGCAGTGTGGACACATCGGACCTCGGAGTCAACGAAGAGGACTGGTTCTGTGATGAAGCAGCAGCCACCCTGCTGGGCTACGCTGAGAAGGAGGTCATGGGTCACAAG ATCAGCAAGTCAAAGGCAGTGGATGGGCTCTTTGTTGACGAGGGAACACAGACGTACTCGTTCCGCTCGGCTCCGTTTAAAGGGAAGACGACTCTGGCGGAGGTGGTGGTGGACAGGCCGCTGAAGCTTCATCTTCAGCTGCAGGCAGAGAGTGTGAACAGCAGACACAACAGAGCCAGCTGTGTCTTCACCTTCCTTTGTGGTCACAGCTTCCACCGCAGAGAGTTCGCCACACATTTCAG GAACGTCCACAGCGACATCCAGACGTGTCTGAGTGGATGGTTCATGCAGAGATGCCCCCTAGCGTATCTGGGATGCACCTACAGCCAGAGGAGGTTTCAGCCCTCCACACATGAAGCCACCGTCTCCTATAA tcagcagctGAGGAGTTTCAACTTGCGTCCGACACTTTTAGCCTCAGTAGGTGACGCTTCCCAGGCGTCCAGGAGCACAGTGGACTCCTCCACCCctcagaggaagagaggaggcgAGTACTCTCTGAGCTCGCTGCCCTACGAGGTGCTGTGCCACATGGCCAGTTTCCTGGACAGTCTGTCCCTGTCCCAGCTGGCTCTGGTGTCCCGGCTCATGAGGCAGGTgtgctcctctctgctgcaggagagagggatggtCACCCTCCGCTGGGAGAGGAAGACCTACTCACATGGGGGAGCCAAGTGGAGGGCCAAACCT GTGTGGGAGTTCAGTCACCTCTTCTCCTCAGTGGATTCGTGGCATATGGCAGACGTCCCTCCTATATCTGCTCATCTAAAAGTCTGTCCTTACTACGAGACCTCTCAACACAGTGAGCCTGTTGCCCTCCCCAGCATGAGTGAGAAACAGGGGGGCAGCCAGGAGAGGCTTACCCTCGTCAACCATTTCACAAGACACAGATGA
- the LOC122888548 gene encoding F-box only protein 40-like, giving the protein MSHRSRASRVRQHVHCDSCYSRRCRARVEVSVCCAVIPCRLHCGALFHLCKEEDHLLLCPNVRVPCLNAEYGCPVHLPRSSQAAHLQVCPASVVCCSMEWNRWPANDSHSYPNTELHENLLREREQGACLDLAMALKDQDCLFHSMKMKKLFPELVQSVEEEEKEEERREKERRKEKQKQRKATLEKEAAERAAAKKAWESFNMFDINTPDEKDNEDEDEVEVEYEQELTQEQREAIARGSGVNADLLENYSAWERMFSMEMGGCRETEGAAVAGKGKELAKGRGKGLDTLTEEDIADTCMGATASNTCKQVSSACIASSTSSSSCLAGNRKKKFVYGHVEPMKIITVRTFKIPTSFSARQGRIRNPGFYRRESQAVDTSDLGVALEEMPVWEEVQASLLCSLEKEQRGHLIAESVCTDGLLQDEGTQTYNFLSAPFRRNTSLADLTTAKPLELHLQLQVESVTSRHHKASSAFTFLCGHTFQRGEYGKHYKNIHSDIQMGVNGWFEQRCPLAYLGCTYSQRRFQPSTHEATVTYNEDLGCFSLHPIIPVSLGDASQPSRSTADSSTPQRKRGGEYSLSSLPYEVLCHMASFLDSLSLSQLALVSRLMRQVCSSLLQERGMVTLRWERKTYSHGGAKWTVKQRVWQFSTLFSPVDTWCFQDVPSISEHLKVCPCYERESRTEKIHLPRIKEEVQTKTSCNGPTLVNLFQQKRIMM; this is encoded by the exons ATG AGTCATCGTTCTCGGGCCTCCAGGGTGCGACAGCATGTCCACTGTGATTCCTGCTACAGCCGGCGCTGCAGGGCTCGGGTGGAGGTCTCTGTGTGCTGCGCGGTCATCCCCTGCCGCCTGCACTGTGGAGCTCTCTTCCACCTGTGCAAAGAGGAGGATCACCTGCTGCTCTGCCCTAACGTGAGGGTGCCCTGCCTCAACGCTGAGTACGGCTGTCCGGTCCACCTGCCTCGCTCCTCGCAGGCTGCTCACCTCCAGGTGTGTCCGGCCAGCGTGGTGTGTTGCTCCATGGAGTGGAACCGCTGGCCAGCCAATGATTCCCATTCTTATCCGAACACAGAGCTGCATGAAAACCTGCTCAGGGAAAGAGAGCAGGGAGCATGTCTGGACCTGGCCATGGCCCTGAAAGATCAGGACTGCCTGTTTCACTCCATGAAGATGAAGAAACTGTTCCCAGAGCTGGTCCAgagtgtggaggaggaagagaaagaggaagagaggagggagaaagagaggaggaaggagaagcagaagcagagaaagGCCACCTTGGAGAAGGAGGCAGCAGAAAGGGCAGCTGCAAAGAAAGCCTGGGAGTCTTTTAACATGTTTGACATCAATACTCCTGATGAAAAAGACaatgaggatgaagatgaggTTGAAGTTGAATATGAGCAGGAGCTAAcccaggagcagagagaggctATTGCCAGGGGCTCAGGAGTGAATGCTGATTTGTTAGAAAACTACAGTGCCTGGGAGCGCATGTTCAGCATGGAGATGGGTGGCTGCAGGGAAACTGAAGGGGCAGCTGTTGCAGGCAAAGGAAAGGAACTGGCTAAAGGGAGAGGAAAAGGCCTGGACACTCTGACAGAGGAAGATATAGCAGATACCTGTATGGGTGCCACAGCATCAAACACCTGCAAACAGGTGAGCAGTGCATGCATTGCTTCctccacatcctcctcctcctgtctcgCTGGAAATCGGAAGAAGAAATTTGTGTACGGGCATGTGGAGCCGATGAAGATTATCACTGTGCGTACCTTTAAGATCCCAACCAGCTTCTCTGCCAGGCAGGGCCGCATCCGCAACCCTGGTTTCTACAGGAGGGAGAGTCAAGCTGTGGATACCAGCGACCTGGGAGTGGCGCTAGAGGAGATGCCAGTGTGGGAGGAAGTTCAG GCCTCTCTGCTGTGCTCCCTGGAGAAGGAGCAAAGGGGTCACCTGATTGCAGAGAGCGTGTGCACAGATGGTCTGTTACAAGATGAAGGTACACAGACTTACAACTTTCTGTCTGCTCCTTTCCGGAGAAACACGTCGCTGGCTGACTTGACCACTGCAAAACCGCTGGAGCTGCACCTTCAGCTGCAGGTGGAGAGCGTCACCAGCCGACACCACAAGGCAAGCTCCGCTTTTACCTTCCTCTGTGGACACACCTTCCAGCGAGGAGAATATGGCAAACATTACAa GAACATCCACAGTGACATCCAGATGGGTGTGAATGGATGGTTCGAGCAGAGATGTCCCCTGGCGTACCTGGGATGCACCTACAGCCAGAGGAGGTTTCAGCCCTCCACACATGAAGCCACCGTCACCTACAA CGAGGATCTGGGCTGCTTTAGCCTGCATCCCATCATCCCTGTCTCTTTGGGTGACGCCTCCCAGCCGTCCAGGAGCACAGCGGACTCCTCCACCCctcagaggaagagaggaggggagtaCTCTCTGAGCTCGCTGCCCTACGAGGTGCTGTGCCACATGGCCAGTTTCCTGGACAGTCTGTCCCTGTCCCAGCTGGCTCTGGTGTCCCGGCTCATGAGGCAGGTgtgctcctctctgctgcaggagagagggatggtCACCCTCCGCTGGGAGAGGAAGACCTACTCACATGGGGGAGCCAAGTGGACGGTGAAGCAGAGG GTGTGGCAGTTCAGCACCTTGTTCTCTCCTGTGGACACTTGGTGCTTCCAAGACGTGCCGTCTATCTCCGAGCATCTAAAGGTGTGTCCCTGCTATGAGAGAGAGTCCAGGACAGAGAAGATTCACCTGCCGCGTATCAAAGAGGAAGTCCAAACCAAAACAAGCTGTAATGGTCCCACTCTGGTTAACTTGTTTCAGCAGAAGAGGATCATGATGTAG
- the aifm5 gene encoding apoptosis-inducing factor 3: MSGTKPPRDEFPDSDAEDTSEELTEVVCLESDLQDGQMKEVEVGDHSVLLTRSEGKYSAIGNQCTHYGAPLSKGVISGHTVRCPWHGACFNVHTGDLEEFPGMDCLPCHKVKIQNSKVYVSVNKKTLRQEKRVKSMGTAVPGVTHTVLLLGGGAASLICAETLRQENFRGRIIMVTRDDLLPYDKTRLSKVMNVESESILLRRMEFFHQYDIEVWLRKEALSVDTDKKTVTFHDGSVQSYDQLLISTGCRAKGLDLPGMKLDNVKMLETPEDARQIHTACLGCNVVLVGTSFVGMEIASYLIDKASSITVIGSSELPYQNTLGREVGRVTMMMLSEKNVSFYMNDIVTEVRGVAGKVNAVVLKNGKVIPADVLIVGIGIKPNSEFLRGSKIQMDSKNFVTVDKHMHTNVPGVFCGGDLATFPLAMAKNQLVNIGHWQMAQAHGRIAALNMLGKPTELSSVPFYWTVLLGTTIRYAGYGEGYTDIVIKGKFEDRKFLALYIKNDEVIAAASLNYDPAVSAVAERFAAGKVITKKEAESDDLSWLQLS; encoded by the exons ATGTCTGGGACCAAACCAC CCCGTGATGAGTTTCCGGACTCTGATGCAGAGGACACATCAGAGGAGCTGACAGAGGTGGTGTGTCTGGAGTCAGACCTGCAGGATGGACA gatgaAGGAGGTTGAAGTGGGAGATCACAGCGTGCTGTTGACACGCAGCGAGGGCAAATACAGTGCCATTGGTAACCAGTGTACACACTACGGCGCTCCGCTCAGCAAAG gggtTATTTCAGGCCACACAGTGCGCTGCCCGTGGCATGGCGCCTGTTTCAACGTCCATACAGGAGATCTGGAGGAGTTCCCCGGCATGGACTGTTTACCCTGCCACAAG gtcaaaattcaaaacagcaaagtgtATGTGTCTGTAAACAAAAAG ACTCTCAGGCAGGAAAAAAGAGTAAAGAGTATGGGAACTGCAGTACCAGGAGTTACtcacactgtcctgctgctgggAGGAG GGGCTGCGTCATTGATCTGCGCCGAGACTCTGCGGCAGGAAAACTTCAGAGGCAGAATCATCATGGTCACCAGAGACGACCTTCTACCTTACGACAAAACCCGACTCAGCAAG GTAATGAATGTGGAGAGCGAGAGTATTCTGCTGAGGAGGATGGAGTTTTTCCATCAGTACGACATTGAGGTGTGGCTCAGGAAAGAA GCGCTGTCAGTGGACACAGACAAGAAGACAGTCACATTTCATGATGGTTCAGTCCAGAGCTATGACCAGCTCCTCATCTCAACAGGCTGCAG AGCAAAGGGTCTGGATTTGCCCGGCATGAAGCTGGACAACGTCAAGATGTTGGAGACACCAGAGGACGCCCGGCAAATCCACACAGCCTGTCTGGGCTGCAACGTCGTCCTCGTGGGAACCTCTTTTGTTG gCATGGAAATTGCATCTTATTTAATAGACAAAGCATCCAGCATCACAGTGATTGGCAGCAGTGAGCTGCCGTACCAGAACACACTGGGTCGTGAAGTTGGCAGAGTCACCATGATg atgctttcagaaaaaaatgtgagttTCTACATGAACGATAttgtgacagaggtcagaggtgtGGCTGGCAAG GTGAACGCGGTTGTGcttaaaaatggaaaagttaTCCCAGCTgatgttttgattgttggtaTTG GCATCAAACCTAACTCAGAGTTCCTGCGGGGCAGCAAAATACAGATGGACTCAAAAAACTTTGTAACAGTCGACAAG CACATGCACACCAATGTCCCCGGTGTGTTCTGTGGGGGCGACCTGGCCACCTTCCCCCTGGCGATGGCCAAAAACCAGCTGGTCAACATCGGACACTGGCAGATGGCACAAGCACATG gGAGGATAGCAGCTCTGAACATGTTGGGTAAACCGACTGAACTCAGCTCAGTTCCTTTCTACTGGACCGTCCTACTGGGTACAACCATCCGATATGCAg GCTATGGGGAGGGATACACTGACATTGTAATAAAAGGGAAGTTTGAGGACAGGAAGTTCCTGGCATTGTACATCAA GAATGATGAGGTCATAGCAGCAGCGAGCCTAAACTACGACCCAGCAGTGTCTGCAGTAGCTGAGCGGTTCGCAGCAGGAAAAGTCATCACGAAGAAAGAGGCTGA ATCAGATGACCTGAGCTGGCTGCAGTTGTCCTGA